The following coding sequences lie in one Rutidosis leptorrhynchoides isolate AG116_Rl617_1_P2 chromosome 6, CSIRO_AGI_Rlap_v1, whole genome shotgun sequence genomic window:
- the LOC139853711 gene encoding TMV resistance protein N-like, translating to MASPGSRKYDVFLGSFRWEDTCKNYVDHLYKALSDKLISTYKDDQTLPLGNSIVPSLLNAIEESQIAVVVFSEDYADSFWRLDELVHIMKCRDERGLMVIPIFYKVSPSDVRKLKGNFGRAFAKRKGDNSTKEELWKTAIVEACNIQGWEPSHIANGDEAAGIKSIVDIIFEKLCRSNSDVDEDHVGMGTRLQSLKSLLDIGSGGVHMVGIWGVGGSGKTTLAYSAYQKFSHQFQVHCFIGHIREESERHNLIKLQERVLSTLLKKDVNVQTLEGQHKIRSSLSLSQVLIVLDDVDDDTQIDALAGSHEWFGDGSRIVITTRDKRLLHRHMIRKISHASLLSHDEATLLFNRHAVQKDKAPIKDYDTLSQRVVSYADGLPLALKVLGSLLRDKDEKEWMSALEKMKKIPNPTITETLKISYYGLKPNEREIFLDIACFYRGYPVDHAMEILDACEFYPHIGIKVLKEKALITISDGRFKMHKLVQEMGHYIVRGQHPKNPEKHSRVWKDEEIVEMCFFTDSARENNEIEAIRFNGCSSGFSKLVSNMKNLRLLLVHAIEGAHNYSNQDVEGPSFLSNELQYVSYAHYPGSPFPADFHPTKLVVLKLQHTLQKELWKGYKLLPTLKVLHVEHAENLVRTPDFGGLPCLEKLSLIGCCNLEEIHPSLGNCNSLTRLDLSNCQLEDGKIPGEVGELLNLTELNLSGNNFLRLPFSFLQLTQLKLLNISCCAKLFELPEIPSSVTTFVGSE from the exons ATGGCTTCTCCAGGATCACGGAAGTATGACGTGTTTCTTGGTAGTTTCAGATGGGAAGATACTTGCAAGAACTATGTTGATCATCTCTACAAAGCTCTTTCAGATAAACTAATTAGCACTTATAAAGACGACCAAACACTTCCTCTGGGTAATTCCATCGTTCCATCCCTGTTGAATGCCATCGAGGAATCACAAATTGCAGTCGTCGTATTCTCGGAAGACTACGCTGATTCATTTTGGCGTTTAGATGAACTTGTGCATATCATGAAATGCAGGGATGAGAGAGGACTGATGGTTATACCCATATTCTATAAGGTGAGTCCTTCAGATGTTAGGAAACTGAAAGGGAATTTCGGAAGAGCATTTGCGAAACGAAAGGGCGATAACAGCACCAAAGAGGAATTATGGAAAACTGCAATTGTTGAAGCATGTAATATTCAGGGATGGGAACCCAGTCACATTGCCAACgg GGATGAAGCAGCTGGCATCAAATCAATTGTTGATATAATCTTCGAAAAATTGTGTCGTTCAAACTCAGATGTTGATGAAGACCATGTTGGCATGGGGACTCGCTTGCAGTCTTTAAAATCACTGCTAGATATAGGGTCAGGCGGTGTGCACATGGTTGGGATATGGGGTGTTGGGGGTAGTGGCAAGACTACTCTTGCTTATTCTGCTTATCAAAAATTCTCTCATCAGTTTCAAGTTCATTGCTTTATTGGCCATATTCGGGAGGAATCAGAAAGACATAATTTGATAAAACTTCAAGAGAGAGTTTTATCAACTCTTTTGAAAAAAGATGTGAATGTACAAACTTTGGAAGGACAGCATAAGATAAGAAGCAGCTTAAGTCTTAGTCAAGTTTTAATTGTTCTTGATGATGTTGATGACGATACCCAGATAGATGCTTTAGCTGGATCCCATGAATGGTTTGGCGATGGGAGCCGAATTGTAATCACAACTAGAGATAAACGTTTGCTACACCGTCATATGATAAGAAAGATATCTCATGCCAGTTTATTATCACATGATGAGGCGACATTACTCTTTAATAGACATGCAGTGCAGAAGGATAAAGCTCCTATAAAAGACTATGATACGCTTTCACAACGTGTCGTTTCTTATGCAGATGGGCTTCCATTAGCTCTTAAAGTTTTAGGATCCTTACTACGTGACAAAGACGAGAAGGAGTGGATGAGTGCCTTGGAAAAGATGAAGAAGATCCCAAATCCTACTATTACGGAGACACTAAAAATAAGTTATTATGGACTCAAACCTAACGAAAGAGAGATATTCTTGGATATTGCTTGTTTCTATAGGGGCTATCCTGTAGATCATGCAATGGAGATACTTGATGCTTGTGAGTTTTACCCTCATATTGGGATCAAAGTGCTTAAGGAAAAGGCTCTCATAACTATTTCGGATGGTAGGTTTAAGATGCATAAGCTAGTTCAAGAAATGGGCCACTACATCGTTCGAGGCCAACATCCTAAAAATCCCGAGAAACATAGCAGGGTTTGGAAGGATGAAGAGATTGTAGAAATGTGTTTCTTCACGGATTCTGCAAGG GAAAATAACGAGATTGAAGCAATAAGGTTTAATGGCTGCTCATCAGGTTTTTCCAAACTTGTTTCAAACATGAAGAACCTAAGGTTGTTATTGGTGCATGCAATAGAAGGTGCACATAATTATTCTAATCAAGATGTTGAAGGCCCTAGTTTTCTTTCAAATGAGCTGCAGTATGTATCATATGCTCATTATCCTGGAAGTCCGTTTCCAGCAGATTTTCATCCAACGAAGCTTGTTGTTTTAAAGTTACAACATACCTTGCAAAAAGAACTTTGGAAAGGCTACAAG CTTCTACCAACATTGAAAGTGCTTCACGTTGAACATGCTGAGAACTTAGTCAGAACGCCAGATTTTGGTGGACTTCCATGTCTTGAAAAGCTATCACTTATTGGTTGTTGCAATTTGGAAGAGATTCATCCATCACTTGGAAATTGTAACAGCCTAACAAGGTTGGATCTCAGTAATTGTCAATTGGAAGATGGAAAGATTCCTGGTGAAGTTGGTGAGTTATTAAACTTAACAGAGTTGAATCTAAGTGGGAATAATTTTTTACGATTACCATTCAGCTTCTTGCAACTTACTCAGCTCAAACTACTCAACATCAGCTGTTGTGCAAAGCTTTTTGAATTGCCAGAAATTCCATCAAGTGTAACTACATTTGTAGGGAGTGAGTGA